The genomic interval TTTCCCCCTCATTTGAAATCCTGAACTGCTTCAGTCTGAGAGGGTCACTGGTTTTGCTGATGTAAAACCCAGCCCTCCATACTTTGGACTGTAAAACCCCAAGCTTTCTAAGATTAGAATGTGATTAAGAAAACGGGATCCTTTGTTTTCTGTGTGGCAGCAttaacctttaaaaaaaatgtatgtaaCAAATAACTTCTAGGGTTGCTTTTGTCTGAGTACTATCATTAGTGAGTGTAAAGAGGctttaacttaaaaaaaaaacatacttgcTGGGGGAGTTTCTTGAGAAAATGTATGTTGTGTGGACAACTTGATTCTGTAGCTCTAGCTTGCCAGCTGACAATGAAGACAAGAATtagtttgttttatattttactttgTGTACCACCTATACCTTGTAACCCCAACCTACTGCCTACCCTCACCCATAATGCACACCTACGATTACCCAGACCCTTCCTAACCCTTCCCTACCTTGATACTACTACCCTGCCACTACCTTGCTCATACAGTATTTTTCTGCCTTCCAACTGCCCCCTACGTTTTCCCCCGTCTCACCCTTACCTAACTTACCACTACCATAGCCTTATCCCTATTGTAATTTACTCTAACCACCTTCACCATGACACTCCCATTTCTTGCCCCTATTCTTCATCCTTCCCCTACTCTTTCCCCAGCCCCACCCAACAACATACCTGCCCTTGAGCCAGTTCTTAATTAGATTTCCAGTTAATCTTTTCAGAAGGCAAGTAAAAATATACTGGAATACACCTGAGCAACCATATAAGAATCAACCAGTCCCGATTAAAGAATgttgatcaaccactccttttttattgtttataattgaaataCAACGGTTCatttgcaaggaaacttcaaaataacaaactaggaattaagtctgATACGTTTAATGGAtgtttgattaaaaatatcttggttactactttgaattagccgatggaaatagatgctttgtgtgactcggcattgagcaggagcataaaatggcggcgtgattggccttctttacaCATGAGTGCATCACCAACTCTATCCTCACCTGGCACTATGAAATGAGTTCCATCTGGTGTGAATGATGGACGGCGGAAAAACGTCAACATGGCCTCATCGTGGAACATTCTGGTAGGCTTAATAGCCTGCAGCAACGAAGAATCACTGATTAGAACTGTGAGACACTCATAATGCCAGCTTCATAAGTAGCTTGTAAGAGTTGACTATAAAAAAGAACACTGTTGCCTCAAACTCGCAAAACGGTGGAAACCATCCTAAGTCCTTAGCTAGGCGCTCAGTTTCAAATATGTgaacccccctcccttcaGCCATATgactaaaaaaatgaaataggTACCCACAGCACTAAAACAAGAATTTATATGGCAAAATGGTGGCCAAAAGAGACTTGAACTTAGCAGAAAAATATATAGTCTTCTACAGAGTTTTTGTAAGAAAGGTTTCAAATTAACAGAGTACAGTGGTAACTCTACAGACAAAACCTAGTAGCTTCGTAATTGGGGCACTACTGTTCAAGTGATCAGAATCAAATTGTACTCTCACTGACCTCTCCTTTCTCTGTGTTTTTTGACATCACATTTGCTGACAGCTTGTTGATATTATAGCAGCAACGGTAACTGAGGGAGTTGTACAAGCGGCAACTCCTGTCACTTGAGTTTGTGACAACGTACTGTCCAAGTGGATCCCAGCAAACACCCTGAACATAGTGCTTGTGGTCTTTGAGTATTGTAAGCTTTGTGCCTGCAAAACAATTCAGAGGGGAAAAGTTATTCCCAGGTTTCACAATAATTTTTGGTGAAAAGggtaaagaaaaataacagaCATATTATAGGGTTCAAAATAAGATCCCCTGAAATAATGATGTGCACTCATGGTAACCATCAGAAATACTTGGTTCTTTCATCAAAAAAATGCTCGTCTCCCCAACCCCTTCCGTAAAGAGCCCCTAAATCAGAATACCCACATATCCAAACGATCCTGCCCTGTGTGAAAACATTGTATCATATTCACAATCACAATACAAAAGCTTGGGGCAATAGATGACTCAGCACAAAACGAGGCACAACTCTTGCACATTAAGCACTTCATGCATAGCACAACACAAAACTTGGCACTAGACACATAACAATAGAAACAAAACAGGACATGTATAGACTCaaccaaaaaaaatcacaaattaGGTCAAAACACACAAAGCACAACACATAAATAAtcataacaaaaatattgtaaagCAGAGTATTTTTGTCTTAATAACCGTGTAGAGCACATGTCAGCTGGATCTTACTGCTTATTGTTAAAAGGCAGGGGGAATAAACTTTCCCCCCCATATATTTACTGCCTTCTCTACCTTCTGAGGGACTGTTCAGTATTTCTGTCTTACCCTTAATCGCATCCCAGATGATGGCACTATTGTCCACTGAACCAGATAACAGCTGAGTGCCATCAGGTGACCAGGCCAAATCATAGACATCCTCAATATGGCCCCTAAAACAACAAATATGTGACCAAGTCTCCCAGAAACTAAGACTCATTCGGGGCAAACTCGAGATCAAGAGTGAGAAGGCAGCTTTTCGTAGAGCCCGCCTCCAGTGGTTTGGGCGAGTGGAGAGGGCACAGGTGTCATGTCCTGTGTCCACAATAAGGAGCTTTGAAGTCTGGGGATGGTGGAGAAAAGGATGTGCCAAAAGCACAGGCCTGATGGAAGGCTTGGTGTAAGATCGCAAGGCCTGGAAAAGTGCAGTGAAGAGCTTTGTGAAACTCCATGCAGCAACATACCCGCCAAAAAGTGGAAACCTGACGTAAGATAGGGGCCCTTGCctccctattttcagatatttggcttaaaaataacagatCTACAGAACAAATCTACaaaagaacaatgaatccaggtccccctttcttgaaaacCTTGCTATGCTCCCCCATATTTGGAACCTCTGGATCGCCCCTGTAATTGGATGGTGAGCGAGCGAGTGAGAGAGATGGCAGCTCTGATCTGTTTCTAGCTGTGTTCATACCTGAGCATTTTACTAACAGTCCAGGTCTCTAGGTTATCATTCTCGTCATCAAGGATGTGCTGATGCTCAGAGGAACAGGTCAGTTTCCAGATGAACACCACAGagtctaaaaacaaagtcgCATTTCTAAATAAATCGGCTGCATCTTTCtcgaaaaattaaataaaattgcGTTGATTCTCACCATCTCCCGCAGATGCAAGAAGCTCctctaaataataaaaaaaacaggtaaGAACAAggttaaataataataacaccaacaacaacaacaataataataattttaataataataataacaacaacaacaacaacaacaacaataataataatattcgcCCTAACCTTTGGGTGAGAAACGCACAACATTGACAGCTTTTGTGTGCCTTGTGAGGTTAGAAAGGAACTTAAGATTATTTGAACCATTTTCGCTGCATGTGACAGACcagatctgaaaaaaaaaacagtacgCATTATCTTTACACCAAGAAAaaatcccccacccccccttaAGATCAATCTATCAAGAGGTACACCCCCTGATTTTAATTAAGAATATAAAgcaatcaaacaaaaaaatccagaaaagaacaatgaatataGTCCCTTATTAGAAATCCTGGATCAGTCCCTGGTCCAAATGCCTCTATTTCATTACAGAATGCAATTGTTCGTTTATGATTTTGATATTATTTCCCATACTTTTATTCCCTTGATTTTTGCATATAACAATCCCCATACTTTGAGGCTCTGCTTTGGCTACGATTATTCAAACTATACACTATTCGATGCATTCTAAATGGTCCCAAAGCAGATGGAAAAGTAATACTTAATAAGAGTTACAATAACGAAACGATTTGAATCATGCAATATTATATGAAATGTCCATCTATGGTCGTACAAGAACTCAGCTCAATATACGACCGAGCAGATGGTAAAAAGAGCACTACACGCCGGTGATATTGGTAGTAACAAGCAAAGCAGTTCATCTATGGTAAAACTAGAAGCATAAAAGACAAGCTGTTATACTTAAGTAAAACTAAATACCTTGATATCTGTATCAGCCCCAGCAGAAGCGAGACGAGAAAATGCACCGATTTTACAGAAATCCACGCTAAGTACGGGTTCTTTTCCATGCCATGCAATCTCCGGTGTGACCAACTTCATCCTGTTTCCGAGGGTACAGCAAAATAAAGTGATAGCCGTGTGGGTATTCGAATAGATGATCGATTTGGTTTGTTCCCCGCCAAAATGAGAACGAGTTTACCGCCAAAACTTTGACATGCGCAAAAGACAAAGTTTGAATTGAAACCGGTCTTTCTGTGGCATTAAGGCACAGGTATTCTGAATTATCCATTTCATAACTGTAGGGACAAGGGATATATCAGCAAAAACGGGTTCCTCCTGCGATTGATCTATTCGAAATAACTCCTGAATAGTCCTAAGGTAGTTTTGAGCGTGCGAGGAACggatttttgcttttatattcTGAAGAACACATGTCTTCTTGATATTGATAACGATAAGTATTGATATCCTATCGatttattttttcccaaaaaataaCACCGTTGCGTGGCAGGCGAGGCTACGTTCCCTGAATATCCCCCAAAATGCATCGCGCGCGAATCGGAAACTCCTACCAACAAATATACAATTAAAGAACTGTCCCGAAACTCTCTAAAATCGGCATGTTTTGTACTTCTTGAACTGAATTCTGTACAAGGAAGACACCTCTAGCTGACTACATGGGTAAACAACTTAGAAATCTATCATCTGTAACTGGAAATCATTTGATGGCTTTGTAAAATTGTTAAAATATTTGTGTGTAAATTTCAGCTTCATCGAGAAGGGCTCGTGTAACATTTGAGTACGAAGCCGCCGAGCCAGACGAATTATCTCTTCAAATTGACGATATCATCGAGGACATAGTAGACGAAGATGTAGGCTGGGCTAGGGGGGATCTGAATGGAAAAAAGGGGCTATTTCCAGTTAATTTTGTAGATTTTATCGAAAATAACGCTGAGTTGGCTAAATCAGCGGGGAAAGCGGTTGATACGAAAGGTGAGAATTCGAAAATAGTTTATTTTGCTGATATGCGATCGTACCTATCGTGGACTAGCACTTCTTATAAATTCAGCTTTATTTCGCGTAACGCGTAGTTGTTGTACTGTATACGTTATTGATGTGAGTGAATGTGTATGACGTACTATATATGATAAACGATAGATCAAAATAAGCAATTTATTTTCGTATCCCCCAGTAAAGGCGTAGGGCATTTGTATTTTGTTATACAGCAAGTGAATGAACGATACTAACTGATTAAGtataatgtttttattattaagttGAAGAATAATAGGGCCTTAATTTAAGCTCGGATTTACTTCCTCATGACAAAATGCCTACAACTTCTCCGGAAAAGCTAGAACCGCAAACTTTTGATACTAAGTCAAAGTAGTTTCACTTTCTTTTAGCGCTTACTGTAACAGTTCTTTTTGATTTAGGTCTTTTTTATGCAGCAACTTAACACGATTTTTTGCATCAATCTCTAAGACGGAAATAACCAAGAGATAGTCGCTTAGAGAAGATGATCCAAAACTCACACCTCACAGAAAACATATACATGAAATGTTAATGGCTGTCTTAAGAATTCACACTTGTTGATTACTATGTGTCAGCTTTGGAAGATATTATTAATGCTTTAGTTGAAGCTGTTGCAGTAATTACCATTGTTGCTAATGCAATTGTAATTGTTGCAATTATATCCAGGGTTCTCTTCGCCTAAAATGCTTTCCAAAATAATGGGTATTCCTCGGTGTTACggagagctttgtttttggtgctcaaggcctttgtactctatttcattgtctcgttctaaggtctttgtttttggcttctGTTCCgttgtgtttttggtgctccgtaacaccaaaAAAACTACCAAAATAATGTCAATTTCATATGTCatctactgttttatttttctcatcTTTGTTTGATCTCTAGCATAGGTTTTGCTACTTAATATAATACATCTGATACTACTATTAGATATATTCAAAGGTTATCATACAAAATACACAGACATTTTCTGGAATCTTGGAGAAGTTTTTCTCAGAGgatgtatgtgtgtgtgtgagtgtgtgtgggggggggatttTAAAATAATGGTACAATCAAACTGAAATTTTCATTCAGTCCTACAAAAGAaaacttctttctttttcgtCTACAGACTCTATTGCTGGAAGGAAGGCTTGTGTTTTATTTGACTACGAGGCTGAGAATGCAGATGAACTCTCGCTAGTTACTGGAATTGAAATAAACGTCATACGTGAAGTTGAGGACGGATGGTGGGAAGGAACAGTTGATGGCCGCAAAGGTGTCTTTCCATCAAACTTTGTAAAGTTGAAGCCAATTGATGAAACACCTACAAAGACAAAACGCCAACCAGAGAAACAGCCACCAGCTGAGGAGCCAGGTACAATTCATTGATATTTGTATTTAAGTGAGAGGCTTCAAAAACATAAGCAATAATACCAGTATTTTGCATTGCATCTGAACTTGCTTCAGGGCAATAGCttagccaggatttgctgaaggAGGTACATTGTAGCCATGGAtgttattataataaaaatcctTCTATAAAAGAAACAATGCTATTTGGAGGTGATAATGTATCATTTTAACGGTGGGCTGAATTACAAACAGTTTGTAACTATAATAGCTAATGACCAAAAAAGGGGGGCAAGATGTTTGGCTGCTATAATTTACGATTAGGTATTAAAGAGACAATGAGTAAATTAATACTTCTCTTCAAATACCAGGACTTTATAACAGTAGAATTTTACAGTAGTGACTCAAGAATACCCTATTATTTATTACtaaatatattgaataaaaaataatagtaGCTCTTTTTCACATCACTCCATTTTAATGACCTATTCATGTTACTTTGTCAGACCAAGAAATGTATGAAAACCTTCTATCAACACAAGAacttaaagaagaaaaagagaaagagtCAGTACCGGATGCAGCTGGACCCGAGCCTGATGAGGAAGATGCTGTAAACAAGCGAGCGTCTTTCATAGAATCCAAGAAGATGGGAGGTGGTATGGGATTTGGTAATCTTATTAACGCAGGTGTCCTATCAGGGATTAACTTGAAGAAAGTCGGGGGTAAGAAGGAGGAGCCGAAAGAAAAGAAGACCCCACCACCTGTTGTAGGACCAGAGACTTTAAcaccaaaaaaacaacagcCAACAGCCAGCCACAGTTTAGGGGTGAGTTAAACTTGCTTAACGGTGATTAAGGTTTGTGACAATGATGCTTTTTTTAGAACTGGAATCTTTTAGCATTTCACACTTTCACTAAATCTTGTTTGCATATCATGATCATGTTTACAGTCACATAAACAAAAATGCTAAGCTTTTCAAACCTgcacttgtttttatttacttttatttgCTTTGGTTTTTTTTGAGTTTTAGTTTATGTCTGATACATATTTGTGTTGTCCTAATTACAGCCGAAACCCATACCTATACATACAGACTTTACCCATGTCTTGGTGGTtggtgggggggagggttggtGTGGCTCTTCCCTTAGCCATACATCTGGTCCATAATTATCAATACTGCTTATCTtagacttgcgctaagagatcatgtTACTGTTTGGGTGCCAAACTAGCaggcgctcaggcttttagcggcaaaataacaaaaagcaacttattcagtgCATTAATTTTTGGTcattctctggtgtgacggcacagtcatttgttttgtttgattattttgttttgagttTGTCACCCAGCAaggtcacatgatctcttagCACCCTACTCCCCTATTGTATAAATAGCTTTATAATAGGTCCCATTGCAAAGTAACTTATTTTAAGAGCGCTGTTTATGTCAACCCTCTATATCTATCgatttttttcaattgcaGAGTTCTATGAAAAGAAAAGCTCCCCCAGTCCCTCCATCACCAcagccacaggaagcccaagctCCAGGTAGAAATAACACCAACCAGAGATTCCAGTCCTCATGAATTTTGCAGAGCTTTTGTGATATTGTTGATCggattttataaaaaaaaatattcaacatttttagatgttttttttttcgaaatttcTTCATTGTCTCCCAAGAGTTGAATGGacacaataacaaaggtgtgatTGACAAGACCTCTTTAAATGGAAAAGTCTGCCCTAATGAAGGGATATTGATTACCACTGCGAGCTACAATGAGCTATCATAAGAGTAAATAGTCCCCTAAATGGCTAAACAAACCCCTCAACTCCCCATTTCCCACTCATaatcctggctatgggcctgaaTCACTGCCACCAACTGTCAGATGGGTCTTATGTTGCAGCCAAAAGAGTTCTGAGGGCCAAGGTGACCTATGACTATGAGCAACAGAATGAGGACGAACTTGAACTCAAGGTTGGcgacatcatcaccatcgtcaaaAAAGAGGTGTTCGACACACCTGGGTGGATGGAGGGAGAATTGGATGGCAAGACTGGTCTCTTTCCTGATAACTTTGTTGAGATCTTACCAGAGGAGACAGATAAACCTGAAAAGCCAGAGAAAATGGAAGAGAAATCAGAGAAGGCTGTTCCTCCAGCACCCAAGCAAGGTAAGGAAGTATCCAGAAATTGTTCCATAATGGGCCTTAATTCCCAGTAATTTCAAGAACAATCATGGATATGACTAGCAATATGTATGACTTCCTTTTTGGATGTCCAAGGGGTTGTGAAGCCCTTTCTAGAATTACGCACCTCcatctctcccccccccccctccccctctggaTATCTGAGATATCAGGGGATCAAGGCCCCCCTCCTCTCCCTGCAACTGCATAGCTTCACCCATTTCATATCTGAACAGCTTTGTTTAATGAAAATTGAATTGAGCAAACAGCTACACATGCTCTTTGGATCCTATGGGATACCTTGGTCTGTTGTGTATATGAGGATTAAAatggaaaactaaaacagttGCAAAATATTCCAACGTTTCAGACTTTTTTCAGTCCTTCTTCAGGGCAACTTAAAATCATTACTGAACAAATTGCATAAATATTGTACGTCAGAGTGCTAGGGCGTGTGGAGAAAACAGAGAATGTAAAAGGAATACATGTGCATGTTTATATGCAACACTTATGCTATGAGGCTATATTTTTGTGAAAACTATGTGTGGACGAATTGACTCTATTTTTGTGGACGGGTTGACTCtacttgtggacgagttggATACCGCTAGCTTTATACAATTTGTTGTTATGATTTATATTGGCCCTGAAAAAGATTTGAATAAAAGTCCAAAACGTTGGCATATTTTGTGACTCTATTCTGGCTTTCCATTTTAATCCTCATATCTGAACAGCTCTGACACACACCCCAAAGGAGTTATGGTATGCACCCCtcctccctctccccctggATATCCCGTTTCTACATCCTTCCCTCTGAGGTGCACTGCCTTCTACTTTATCCCCAATGAAAGCACAACCTTGTTTTTGAGGCCCTTGCCTTGCTTAATGCTAGAACAAACATCTTATTACAGTATTCCCCATAACACAACACCTGTCTACTGTTGCTTTCCCCCGCTTTCGATAGACCAATACAGCATTCACACTACAATTAAACCAGGTTAAAGGTGGTTttattaaactggtttaaattCAGTCTCCCGagagtggacagaaccaagaacaaatctgaatagactgtgctgtacatgttcCCAAGTGATCATTTGGCTAGTAAGAATTTAAtacaatgagaaacttggcaagttatcaggcaaagaaaaaccttgtaAAACTAATCAATTTAGGCAAttcgtgttgtgtgacattgcGTGACGTGGCTCACCCATCAGAAAACTGTTCAATGCAAATATTTCTTGTTCTGGGACTCACTGAACCAGAAAAGATTAATAGTGGATCAGAATTAGAAACTTTGATCAAGGAAATCGCGGCCACCTTTCATTTGGGAACTGGAGACGTGTGCCGCATTATTGAATGTCCAATTTCTGATCTGTTCGCTAATTTTATTCATATTGAATGGATTTCGGGATTACTGTGTTCGCAGTTGAACAACGAGCCCCTCCTCCTCAGCCAAGCGAGGAGAAACAAGACATTCCACTACCGTCAAAACCGACTGCGGGGGCACGAGACATGAAGAAAGTTCTACCTAAAGAACTCAAGAAACCCGCGCCTCCACCGGAGAACTCAAAACCTACTATAGACGCGCCTAAACCGAGCATACCGCCGAAAAAGCCCGTTCCACCAAAACCATCAACCAAGCCACAAATTCACAAAAAGGCAGTTCCTATACCGCCGGTTGATCATAGAAAGGAATCCCCAAAAATATCCATGACAGAAGAAAAAGCAAGCGAGTCTACGCCAGGTACGAATAGGAAAAATTCCGATTTCTATAATTCAATTCATTTAgtttatgtttgtattttgcccGGCCTATTGCGTTACTTATTGAAATTTGATCACGTCTTCAAACCCTGGGACTCCAGAAACTTGCTTGGACACTAAACAAGCCCTTTTAGTCCTAAAATAACAATtgttattttataattttgtgtAAAACTAGTGTCTCACgaatattgtttttgtttactttgcgTGACAAATTCGACGACGTAGAGTGATTTTACATAATTGTACTAGGTTATAACCACATGTGTTAACTTATTTCTGCTTTATTTCTACTGCAATATTTAGCGGTTGTTCTTcctaagtgttttttttttatatcgtgTATTTTAACACACAGTAAATTTATTATCTCGCGAAATactcgtttttttttgtcatactAAATCGTGTGCCGTGCACATTCGTGACAGAAGTAAATCTTTAATGCTCTTCCAGCGAAAACTCTTATTTTTAGAGATTAATTTCGAGAAAACTGTTAACGTCTAGTTGAAGGGCAAATTTCTATTTTGAATCATTTCCtattatgcaaatattcaCACCTGCAAATCTCGAATTATAATCTCAGCTATCAAACACGATGATTGATTTTCTTGAGATATTATATATTCTAAACTTGTACGATATCAGTAGTGGATGATGCAATTTCATTAGATTCATTAATATTACTTGACTAGAATGTTTTAATAACGCTTAAATAATGAGACGTCATGTTTATATGCTCTTAAAGCATTGCTTTCCGGTTCATGCCTAGACTCGTAACCATGGTTatgtttgattgacagattaGCTATTACATTGGCCGATGGCTATTGTATTCTACTTTATTAGAACGACGTCTAGTTTCTCGACTTAGCTTGCGATACAAATAACTCATTTTCAGAAATtcttaattattcatgtggaatttgtaaaaaaaaaatatgatattaTTGTTAAAGGGACCAGTCTTTATCTGCGCATCGTGTTTGCGCATGGGCTTCGCTAAGGAGGGAAACTCGGGTAATTTATCTTATCCTGTGGATTACAAAGATAACCATCCTCGGGggcccagggcgtcgcggagatcgggcacacagggagcgcgcaAGAAAGACTCCTCTTTCTTTCTCGGTTTTCACTGGTGACAATACCACTTTAACTGTAGTTTTGGTTCTGTTTCAAATATTGAAATATCTTATCGTTTGAAAATGTTATTATAGATTAATATTATGCTTTAACAATAGAATGGAGCCGTTTTGTTTGTAGGATGGGTCGAATTTTACAGGGGGGGCAGAAACAAAAGACGTAGCCCTTCTAAATTGTATAGACTTGATTAACCCTTGTTTCACGCTGGCCGGATGTGACGTCAATTTGTTTTGTACATATTAGGAGTGCCTGACCTTGACCTTGTTGAACCTCACGAGACATTGACCCACCTCACAGCCAACAGAGTAAAAAACCAGCAAAAGAGACCGCCGTCACGGGTAAGCCTTGCGTGACATGTCACGGCAGTGAGTGGCAGAATATTGCATTGCTTGAAATTACGCAGTGGTCATGGAAATTTgcataaaagaaaatgtagAATAAAGGCAGAGGTGacttattttctatttttacgAAACTTCACGAGGTGGGTGGGATAATATTATCGTCTTCTTCCCATGGGAGGAGGGGGACATCacatcaatcaatggctgtcgtttttctaaatggtctaaaagatcctggggcgagcgcgcgggagacctgtcaTATTCttaaacgttagggactaggctccatttccaagatggctgccagcaaaatcgtagtaaacacgaattcttGCAAGTTTACATGAAAATTCCCGatttacaaaatgattgaagTATACTCCCAAATATTGTATGTAAGACctaaaaaggaaatgaccgagcaAGCTAAAAAaacgacattttttaaaacaagattgacttaTATGAATCTTTTCTCGGAATCCCGGAAATTTTATTGTCTGCGCGGCGGCGGAATTGTTGGGTTTTCCCAAGGTTATTACCCAAGGAAAAGTGTGCATTTTGATTCGGAGAGTTCCAGTTTGCTGTATGGCCGCGCGAAGCTGGCACGACCTTAAAATGTccgaggggaggggagggaatgCGCAAGGGACACCCAACTGCCTAGGGCGCCCCTGAACTCTAGAACCAGCCCCCGCGCGGCCAAAAAACTAGCAAGCAAAACACCAAACTAAACAAAAGTGGCGCCAAACTAAACAAAATCTTCCCGAAACTCAATAAAACCACCAGCTAATAAGTCTACGCTAGATCTCGCGAGACTAAGGCCACATGAGTCGCTAAATTTCACGTCATTGCATATAGCAATTCTCAAATGGCATTTCTACTATCGGAATATAGTAGAAAGTTTCATCATATCTCATCAATAAACGATGTGATTAGTTTACAGATAATCTCTATGATTTTTTATAGGTTTTGAAATTCCTAGAAGCAGTGGCCCATCTTAGAACTACTATTTGCCTTTTGTACTGAATATGTTATCTGATTGACGTAATGTGAAACGTaacagattttatttttctttacactaaaaaaataactacCTAGACTACTAATAGCGTTCTGAATAAGACAAagtttatttgcttatttaggATCTGAGGAACCTCGTTGGAGACATGGTGATGGGAGAAGACCTTTTGGACACTGTAAGTTGGCTTACTTTTACACCAGTGAAGGGAACGGAGGAGAGGGAAGCTCATGGGCGAATTCAGGAGCTCCAAAAAAAGGGGAGCCGAAGGAAGGGTTGGGGGACccggattcattgttcttccgtgGGTTTTCTcatatttctttttagtttcttatttagtttccttatatttctaaGGGGGGACCGGTACCCGCTCGGCCGACCCCTAAATCCGCCCTTGAAGCTGTTCAGCGCGAAAAAGACGCAAGCGAAAAGGGAAAAAacccgatttttttttcttattattcgCTTGCGTCTTGTGCTCTCTCACACGTGCGTGAGCTCTACATCGCCACTTGCTT from Nematostella vectensis chromosome 14, jaNemVect1.1, whole genome shotgun sequence carries:
- the LOC5510294 gene encoding SH3 domain-containing kinase-binding protein 1, translated to MASSRRARVTFEYEAAEPDELSLQIDDIIEDIVDEDVGWARGDLNGKKGLFPVNFVDFIENNAELAKSAGKAVDTKDSIAGRKACVLFDYEAENADELSLVTGIEINVIREVEDGWWEGTVDGRKGVFPSNFVKLKPIDETPTKTKRQPEKQPPAEEPDQEMYENLLSTQELKEEKEKESVPDAAGPEPDEEDAVNKRASFIESKKMGGGMGFGNLINAGVLSGINLKKVGGKKEEPKEKKTPPPVVGPETLTPKKQQPTASHSLGSSMKRKAPPVPPSPQPQEAQAPAKRVLRAKVTYDYEQQNEDELELKVGDIITIVKKEVFDTPGWMEGELDGKTGLFPDNFVEILPEETDKPEKPEKMEEKSEKAVPPAPKQVEQRAPPPQPSEEKQDIPLPSKPTAGARDMKKVLPKELKKPAPPPENSKPTIDAPKPSIPPKKPVPPKPSTKPQIHKKAVPIPPVDHRKESPKISMTEEKASESTPGVPDLDLVEPHETLTHLTANRVKNQQKRPPSRDLRNLVGDMVMGEDLLDTTEPEEPAWKREAREAREANYKKPEEKVAPSVQHLKDKKVLPVLRPEDILSGKSELRKSWREPDVPAPKKPVPPPPEDEHKKPSRPSPPLTKKTNAAGSQEELRKSSREEPPLKTKSVTTAGSSEELTALRAEVTELRSLCKELSDKFEALENKHAENIKRLESRWAKDIEQLTSDFDEERSNNARLKIEVDRLKKKMRRDSDAE